In the genome of Bombus affinis isolate iyBomAffi1 chromosome 7, iyBomAffi1.2, whole genome shotgun sequence, one region contains:
- the LOC126918824 gene encoding low molecular weight phosphotyrosine protein phosphatase-like: protein MVQKKRVLMVCLGNICRSPIAEAVFKNEINVLGLNESWEVESAAIAGYHTGKCPDSRAISTLREKGITNYSHTARTINVDDFTTFNWIFGMDNTNIEELNNMKPANCTAKIELLGKYDPKGEIIIVDPYYMNNNDGFHKAYEQSTRCIKAFLQRHKDETLKPE, encoded by the exons atggTTCAAAAGAAAAGGGTGCTTATGGTTTGTTTAG gGAATATTTGTCGTTCGCCAATAGCAGAAGCAGTTTTCAAAAACGAAATAAATGTATTAGGCTTGAATGAATCATGGGAAGTAGAAAGTGCAGCAATCGCGGGATATCATACAGGTAAATGTCCAGATTCAAGAGCTATATCCACGCTAAGAGAAAAGGGTATCACTAACTATTCTCATACAGCACGAACA ATCAACGTAGATGATTTTACCACATTTAATTGGATATTTGGAATGGATAATACTAATATTGAAgaattaaataatatgaaacctGCGAATTGTACTGCTAAGATTGAACTTCTTGGAAAGTATGATCCAAAGGGAGAAATCATAATCGTAGATCCTTACTAT ATGAACAACAATGATGGATTTCATAAGGCATATGAGCAGAGTACACGGTGTATAAAAGCTTTCTTGCAACGACATAAAG ATGAAACTTTAAAACCAGAATAA
- the LOC126918825 gene encoding low molecular weight phosphotyrosine protein phosphatase-like, with translation MSPKKKVLMVCLGNSCRSPIAEAVFYDEIKKLNLSDVWEVNSVALLQYHVGNSPEPRTMSTLKKRGITHYTHIARQITKEDFYKFDWIFGMDSGIVFDLCQMQPEDSQAKIELLGKYDPNGELNIRDPLFDSDSAGFEKAFEQAARSIKVFLEQHKDIVNT, from the exons ATGTCACCAAAAAAGAAAGTGTTAATGGTGTGTTTAG GAAACAGCTGTCGTTCTCCAATAGCAGAGGCAGTATTTTacgatgaaataaaaaagtTAAATCTTTCTGACGTTTGGGAAGTAAATAGCGTTGCACTTTTACAGTATCACGTAGGTAACAGTCCAGAGCCTAGAACTATGTCCACGCTCAAAAAAAGAGGCATTACACATTACACTCACATAGCGAGACAG ATAACAAAGGAAGATTTCTATAAATTTGATTGGATATTTGGAATGGATAGCGGAATAGTATTTGATCTCTGTCAAATGCAACCAGAAGATAGTCAAGCAAAAATTGAACTTCTTGGAAAATATGATCCGAATGGAGAATTAAATATAAGAGACCCGTTATTT gacaGTGACAGCGCTGGATTTGAAAAGGCATTTGAGCAAGCTGCAAGAAGCATAAAAGTATTTCTGGAACAACATAAAG ATATTGTAAACACATAA
- the LOC126918813 gene encoding guanine deaminase isoform X1 translates to MSGKINTMSKSAREKIFVGPFIHSNEQGELIIVDRGMIHVKNGKISNIVINPNLDDVKNENVSVLSDSQFLVPGFIDCHVHAVQFPNLGIGYDKQLLEWLETYTFPLEKRYTDEKFAEQVFNTVLQQTIKSGTTTACYFASLYQKASVILGQIAANKGQRAFIGKISMNVKRSDNYYETTEQSIENVNKFIEDLAKLNSPLIKPIITPRFALSCDMTLMKKLGKLAKEKNLHIQTHVSENQDEVEAVKNNFPEYPSYAAVYDAAGLLTNKTVLAHGIYLSDNELVLLNERDTAIIHCPSSNTCLKSGICDIQRLKSKRIKIGLGTDVSGGQNCSILDAMRSALQVSIHLSLMKDNYKALNYKDVFHMATLGGAAALAMDNQVGNFEVGKEFDALIVDTDVSDGLLNNLQSSTLEEQFQKFIYSGDDRNIIEVYISGCKVK, encoded by the exons ATGTCAGGAAAAATTAACACAATGTCTAAATCTGCCAGAGAAAAGATATTTGTTGGTCCATTTATTCATTCTAACGAACAGGGAGAACTGATTATCGTCGACCGTGGTATGATACACGTTAAAAACGGCAAA ATCTCTAATATAGTGATAAATCCGAACTTAGATGatgtaaaaaatgaaaatgttaGTGTTCTCAGCGATAGTCAATTTTTAGTACCAGGATTTATTGATTGTCACGTTCATGCTGTTCAATTTCCTAATTTAGGAATTGGATATGATAAACAACTTTTAGAATGGTTGGAGACTTATACTTTTCCTTTAGAAAAGAGATATACGGATGAAAAATTTGCTGAACAAGTATTTAATACAGTCTTG CAACAGACTATAAAGAGTGGTACAACAACAGCATGTTATTTTGCATCTCTCTATCAAAAAGCATCTGTAATCCTTGGACAAATAGCAGCTAATAAGGGTCAACGAGCATTCATTGGGAAAATAAGTATgaatgtaaaacgtagtgataattattatgaaactacTGAACAATCCATAGAAAATGTAAACAAATTTATAGAAGATTTGGCTAAATTAAAT AGTCCTCTAATAAAGCCAATTATAACACCAAGATTTGCCTTAAGCTGTGATATGACACTAATGAAAAAATTAGGAAAACtagcaaaagaaaaaaatcttCATATACAG ACTCATGTATCGGAAAATCAAGATGAAGTAGAAGCTGTGAAGAATAACTTTCCTGAATATCCTTCTTATGCGGCTGTATATGATGCAGCTGGACTTCTTACAAATAAG ACAGTGTTAGCTCATGGGATATATCTTTCAGATAATGAACTTGTATTATTAAATGAGCGTGATACGGCAATTATACACTGTCCTTCATCAAATACATGTTTGAAAAGTGGTATTTGCGATATTCAAAGACTGAAAAGCAAACGGATTAAGATTGGACTTGGCACtg atgTATCAGGTGGACAAAATTGTAGTATTTTAGATGCAATGAGATCAGCTTTACAAGTATCGATCCATTTGTCCTTAATGAAGGATAATTATAAAGCGCTTAATTATAAAGATGTATTTCATATGGCTACTTTAGGAGGTGCAGCGG CCCTTGCAATGGACAATCAAGTAGGGAATTTCGAAGTCGGTAAAGAATTCGATGCTCTTATTGTGGATACAGATGTAAGCGATGGACTTTTGAATAATTTGCAAAGCAGTACCTTGGAAGAACAATTTCAAAAATTCATTTATTCCGGAGATGATCGTAATATTATTGAAGTGTATATAAGTGGCTGTAAAGTTAAATAA
- the LOC126918813 gene encoding guanine deaminase isoform X2, with amino-acid sequence MIHVKNGKISNIVINPNLDDVKNENVSVLSDSQFLVPGFIDCHVHAVQFPNLGIGYDKQLLEWLETYTFPLEKRYTDEKFAEQVFNTVLQQTIKSGTTTACYFASLYQKASVILGQIAANKGQRAFIGKISMNVKRSDNYYETTEQSIENVNKFIEDLAKLNSPLIKPIITPRFALSCDMTLMKKLGKLAKEKNLHIQTHVSENQDEVEAVKNNFPEYPSYAAVYDAAGLLTNKTVLAHGIYLSDNELVLLNERDTAIIHCPSSNTCLKSGICDIQRLKSKRIKIGLGTDVSGGQNCSILDAMRSALQVSIHLSLMKDNYKALNYKDVFHMATLGGAAALAMDNQVGNFEVGKEFDALIVDTDVSDGLLNNLQSSTLEEQFQKFIYSGDDRNIIEVYISGCKVK; translated from the exons ATGATACACGTTAAAAACGGCAAA ATCTCTAATATAGTGATAAATCCGAACTTAGATGatgtaaaaaatgaaaatgttaGTGTTCTCAGCGATAGTCAATTTTTAGTACCAGGATTTATTGATTGTCACGTTCATGCTGTTCAATTTCCTAATTTAGGAATTGGATATGATAAACAACTTTTAGAATGGTTGGAGACTTATACTTTTCCTTTAGAAAAGAGATATACGGATGAAAAATTTGCTGAACAAGTATTTAATACAGTCTTG CAACAGACTATAAAGAGTGGTACAACAACAGCATGTTATTTTGCATCTCTCTATCAAAAAGCATCTGTAATCCTTGGACAAATAGCAGCTAATAAGGGTCAACGAGCATTCATTGGGAAAATAAGTATgaatgtaaaacgtagtgataattattatgaaactacTGAACAATCCATAGAAAATGTAAACAAATTTATAGAAGATTTGGCTAAATTAAAT AGTCCTCTAATAAAGCCAATTATAACACCAAGATTTGCCTTAAGCTGTGATATGACACTAATGAAAAAATTAGGAAAACtagcaaaagaaaaaaatcttCATATACAG ACTCATGTATCGGAAAATCAAGATGAAGTAGAAGCTGTGAAGAATAACTTTCCTGAATATCCTTCTTATGCGGCTGTATATGATGCAGCTGGACTTCTTACAAATAAG ACAGTGTTAGCTCATGGGATATATCTTTCAGATAATGAACTTGTATTATTAAATGAGCGTGATACGGCAATTATACACTGTCCTTCATCAAATACATGTTTGAAAAGTGGTATTTGCGATATTCAAAGACTGAAAAGCAAACGGATTAAGATTGGACTTGGCACtg atgTATCAGGTGGACAAAATTGTAGTATTTTAGATGCAATGAGATCAGCTTTACAAGTATCGATCCATTTGTCCTTAATGAAGGATAATTATAAAGCGCTTAATTATAAAGATGTATTTCATATGGCTACTTTAGGAGGTGCAGCGG CCCTTGCAATGGACAATCAAGTAGGGAATTTCGAAGTCGGTAAAGAATTCGATGCTCTTATTGTGGATACAGATGTAAGCGATGGACTTTTGAATAATTTGCAAAGCAGTACCTTGGAAGAACAATTTCAAAAATTCATTTATTCCGGAGATGATCGTAATATTATTGAAGTGTATATAAGTGGCTGTAAAGTTAAATAA
- the LOC126918813 gene encoding guanine deaminase isoform X3 — MDSADPIWATSFSGSEGTTNSSPASGIGYDKQLLEWLETYTFPLEKRYTDEKFAEQVFNTVLQQTIKSGTTTACYFASLYQKASVILGQIAANKGQRAFIGKISMNVKRSDNYYETTEQSIENVNKFIEDLAKLNSPLIKPIITPRFALSCDMTLMKKLGKLAKEKNLHIQTHVSENQDEVEAVKNNFPEYPSYAAVYDAAGLLTNKTVLAHGIYLSDNELVLLNERDTAIIHCPSSNTCLKSGICDIQRLKSKRIKIGLGTDVSGGQNCSILDAMRSALQVSIHLSLMKDNYKALNYKDVFHMATLGGAAALAMDNQVGNFEVGKEFDALIVDTDVSDGLLNNLQSSTLEEQFQKFIYSGDDRNIIEVYISGCKVK, encoded by the exons ATGGACTCTGCTGACCCGATTTGGGCAACAA GCTTTTCCGGTTCTGAAGGAACGACAAATTCTTCGCCTGCATCAG GAATTGGATATGATAAACAACTTTTAGAATGGTTGGAGACTTATACTTTTCCTTTAGAAAAGAGATATACGGATGAAAAATTTGCTGAACAAGTATTTAATACAGTCTTG CAACAGACTATAAAGAGTGGTACAACAACAGCATGTTATTTTGCATCTCTCTATCAAAAAGCATCTGTAATCCTTGGACAAATAGCAGCTAATAAGGGTCAACGAGCATTCATTGGGAAAATAAGTATgaatgtaaaacgtagtgataattattatgaaactacTGAACAATCCATAGAAAATGTAAACAAATTTATAGAAGATTTGGCTAAATTAAAT AGTCCTCTAATAAAGCCAATTATAACACCAAGATTTGCCTTAAGCTGTGATATGACACTAATGAAAAAATTAGGAAAACtagcaaaagaaaaaaatcttCATATACAG ACTCATGTATCGGAAAATCAAGATGAAGTAGAAGCTGTGAAGAATAACTTTCCTGAATATCCTTCTTATGCGGCTGTATATGATGCAGCTGGACTTCTTACAAATAAG ACAGTGTTAGCTCATGGGATATATCTTTCAGATAATGAACTTGTATTATTAAATGAGCGTGATACGGCAATTATACACTGTCCTTCATCAAATACATGTTTGAAAAGTGGTATTTGCGATATTCAAAGACTGAAAAGCAAACGGATTAAGATTGGACTTGGCACtg atgTATCAGGTGGACAAAATTGTAGTATTTTAGATGCAATGAGATCAGCTTTACAAGTATCGATCCATTTGTCCTTAATGAAGGATAATTATAAAGCGCTTAATTATAAAGATGTATTTCATATGGCTACTTTAGGAGGTGCAGCGG CCCTTGCAATGGACAATCAAGTAGGGAATTTCGAAGTCGGTAAAGAATTCGATGCTCTTATTGTGGATACAGATGTAAGCGATGGACTTTTGAATAATTTGCAAAGCAGTACCTTGGAAGAACAATTTCAAAAATTCATTTATTCCGGAGATGATCGTAATATTATTGAAGTGTATATAAGTGGCTGTAAAGTTAAATAA
- the LOC126918827 gene encoding uncharacterized protein LOC126918827 gives MIVKKEQKSEILKKSDKMMDTHREFLDMDTDEEDFGHQESPDAGEEFVVPSEPEKPIFSEKDLIALVKYVKDLTIYACNGVSWNEHSDETIQEYFKNPSYTVLTTFYDKDELNAMLDIPIHASNGFTYFLRSSWQIYTPENFLKTVSFGSINNNIKSNILKFMENIYAPIVLHSEDYASFLRNDVFLNLHEFIVHLMEEVYKPMGRTILYVPKERLLQTFLKSDTDNYFLLGTNKTTTISEEDERKRKLVGRLEKVVCFWIRQIRRATMTSMRRQINNIQDEVDYWNAKHSNLNHLCTQLLNTEVRLIIDILKNLHSPSASELEKLTIHIVARLEEASSNLMYLNILLRFCKNFNIPEDVENSVTEALLLILFIWTESSFYSTKRNIKILCQALSSQIMEQCKRYIKLDVALGSNPEMGIQMLEKCIFCCNVYKTIYDNVMINVTCCINLNREWDINEQEVFSKINIFKQRCYDVIEICKALIVFGRDVKIGLIGGPNGTEYEAYLREIESLFYENLNEIIMARDIVFDVTRSIWFIKIERFRYMDLQLENMVVNLINDIFKNVKNIEEGIEAIYVLQKFRKRENLRELLQKKWIQVWKIFSSEIEYCYINAINRSREETDIGVTLLCILQYLRNQHSIITNALDWIGDCGFGNCVLQRYEHVVDVIDKRRKMFNIYSRNGTQYI, from the exons atgatcgtAAAGAAAGAACAAAAATCTGAAATCTTAAAAAAATCGGATAAGATGATGGATACTCATCGAGAATTTTTGGATATGGATACCGATGAAGAAGACTTTGGTCACCAAG AATCACCTGATGCAGGCGAAGAATTTGTCGTTCCTTCAGAACCGGAAAAGCCTATTTTCTCCGAGAAAGATTTAATTGCTTTA GTGAAATATGTGAAAGATTTAACGATATATGCTTGCAATGGCGTAAGTTGGAACGAGCATTCCGATGAAACAAttcaagaatattttaaaaatccgTCATATACAGTGCTAACTACATTTTACGATAAAGATGAATTAAATGCCATGTTGGATATCCCGATACATGCATCTAACGGATTTACATATTTCTTAAGATCATCATGGCAAATTTATACCCCAgaaaattttttaaagaccGTTTCATTTGGCAGtattaacaataatattaagaGTAATATCCTAAAATTTATGGAAAATATATATGCACCGATTGTGCTGCACAGCGAAGATTACGCTTCAT TTTTAAGAAACgacgtatttttaaatttacacGAGTTTATCGTACATCTAATGGAGGAAGTTTATAAACCAATGGGTAGAACTATTTTATACGTTCCAAAGGAACGTCTTCTCCAGACATTTTTAAAATCGGATACAGACAATTATTTTTTGTTGGGTACAAATAAAACAACGACCATTTCCGAAGAAGATGAAAGAAAACGAAAGTTAGTCGGCAGGCTAGAGAAAGTAGTTTGCTTTTGGATCAGACAGATACGTAGAGCAACGATGACGTCGATGAGAAGacaaattaataatatacaaGATGAAGTCGACTATTGGAATGCAAAGC ATTCAAATTTGAATCATTTGTGTACTCAACTTCTTAATACGGAAGTTCGATTAATCAtcgatattttgaaaaatttgcaTTCTCCAAGCGCAAGTGAATTAGAGAAATTAACTATCCACATTGTTGCAAGATTAGAGGAAGCGTCGTCAAATTTAATGTACTTAAATATTCTACTTcgtttttgtaaaaatttcaacaTTCCGGAAGATGTCGAAAATTCTGTGACAGAAGCATTACTTCTTATATTATTCATTTGGACGGAATCGTCATTTTATTCTACGAA gcgtaatataaaaatattatgtcAAGCATTAAGCTCGCAAATAATGGAACAATGTAAAAGATATATCAAACTGGACGTTGCTCTTGGGAGTAATCCTGAAATGGGAATACAGATGTTAGAGAAATGTATATTTTGTTGTAATgtttataaaacaatatacgaTAAC GTCATGATAAATGTTACATGTTGTATCAATCTTAACAGAGAATGGGACATAAATGAGCAAGAAGTTTTtagcaaaattaatatttttaaacaaagaTGCTACGATGTCATTGAAATTTGTAAAGCTTTAATAGTATTTGGAAG AGACGTTAAAATTGGATTAATCGGAGGCCCAAACGGAACCGAGTATGAAGCATATTTACGGGAAATTGAATCTTTATTTTAcgaaaatttaaatgaaattataatgGCACGTGACATCGTGTTCGATGTTACAAGATCCATTTGGTTTATAAAGATTGAACGATTTAGGTATATGGATTTGCAATTGGAAAACATGGTAGTAAATTTAAttaacgatatatttaaaaatgtaaagaaTATAGAAGAAGGTATCGAGGCAATTTACGTTTTACAAAAATTTAGAAAAAGAGAGAATTTACGAGAATTATTGCAAAAAAAATGGATACAG GTGTGGAAAATATTTAGTAGTGAAATCGAATACTGTTACATCAATGCGATTAATCGATCCAGAGAAGAGACTGATATTGGTGTAACTTTGTTATGCATTTTACAATACTTAAGAAATCAGCATTCTATAATCACAAATGCATTAGATTGGATAGGGGATTGCGGTTTTGGAAA CTGTGTTTTGCAACGATATGAACATGTAGTAGATGTAATTGACAAGAGAAGAAAGATGTTTAACATTTACAGTCGAAATGGAACGCAATATATATAA